The following coding sequences lie in one Arthrobacter sp. PGP41 genomic window:
- a CDS encoding serine hydrolase domain-containing protein, translated as MIHHATQPADLAADVLVQLKHWPGAPSLAVVGPEGVLGCHDEGRVYRLASVTKLLTALTLLVATEQGDASLDAPAGPPNSTLRHLLAHASGIGFEEEKVRATPGARRIYSNRGIDLAAEYLSAQTGRPFESELSERVLKPLGMDRTSLAGPPSKGGMAPIGDIARLAQELLRPRILTNSVVDALSSVEFQGLAGILPGFGRHWDNSWGLGAEVRGTKEPHWTSPHNSPVTFGHFGMAGSFLWVDREADLACAALSTVDFGPWAARLWPETSSAVLKCYRDRFPHPTPACSS; from the coding sequence ATGATCCACCACGCCACCCAGCCTGCGGACCTGGCCGCCGACGTGCTGGTCCAGCTAAAACACTGGCCGGGCGCACCCTCCCTCGCCGTCGTGGGGCCCGAAGGGGTCCTGGGCTGCCATGACGAAGGACGCGTTTATCGGCTCGCTTCGGTGACCAAACTGCTCACTGCCCTTACCCTCCTCGTCGCCACAGAACAGGGGGACGCCTCGCTTGACGCTCCGGCCGGCCCCCCGAATTCCACCCTGCGCCACCTGCTGGCCCACGCCTCGGGCATTGGGTTCGAGGAGGAAAAGGTACGGGCTACGCCCGGGGCCAGGAGGATCTACTCGAACCGGGGCATCGACCTGGCCGCAGAGTATCTCAGCGCGCAGACCGGCAGGCCCTTCGAAAGTGAGTTGAGCGAGCGGGTCCTGAAGCCGCTCGGCATGGACCGGACATCGCTGGCCGGCCCGCCGTCCAAAGGAGGCATGGCACCCATCGGTGACATCGCCCGGCTTGCCCAGGAGCTCCTGCGGCCCCGCATCCTCACCAACTCCGTGGTGGACGCCCTGTCCTCAGTTGAGTTTCAGGGGCTGGCCGGGATACTGCCCGGATTCGGCCGCCATTGGGACAACTCCTGGGGCCTCGGCGCCGAGGTGCGCGGCACCAAGGAACCCCATTGGACGAGTCCGCATAATTCCCCCGTCACTTTCGGGCATTTCGGCATGGCAGGAAGTTTCCTCTGGGTGGACCGGGAAGCGGACTTGGCCTGCGCAGCCCTGTCCACCGTCGATTTTGGGCCCTGGGCCGCACGCCTGTGGCCGGAGACATCTTCCGCCGTCCTGAAGTGTTATCGGGACCGGTTCCCACACCCCACGCCAGCTTGCAGCAGCTAA
- the lipA gene encoding lipoyl synthase — MTLAPEGRKLLRVEQRNSAVPVERKPEWIKAKVQMGPEFVQLKNLVKKEGLHTVCEEAGCPNIFECWEDKEATFLIGGSECTRRCDFCQIDTGKPSPVDMFEPTKVARSVQAMQLRYATVTGVARDDLADEGVWLYAETVRKIHELNPGTGVELLIPDFSGKPEHIKAICDSAPEVFAHNVETVPRIFKRIRPAFRYERSLDVITQGRNLGMVTKSNLILGMGETREEISEALRDLHGAGCDLITITQYLRPSERHLPVDRWVKPQEFVDLQDEATEIGFLGVMSGPLVRSSYRAGRLWATAMRKKGRDIPAELAHIADGIQDSGTTRQEAATLLAR; from the coding sequence ATGACCTTGGCACCTGAAGGCCGGAAGCTTTTGCGCGTTGAGCAGCGTAACTCCGCTGTCCCGGTGGAGCGGAAGCCGGAGTGGATCAAGGCGAAGGTGCAGATGGGGCCGGAGTTCGTCCAGCTCAAGAACCTGGTGAAGAAAGAGGGCCTGCACACGGTGTGTGAGGAGGCCGGCTGCCCCAACATTTTTGAGTGCTGGGAGGACAAGGAAGCCACGTTCCTGATCGGCGGGTCCGAGTGCACCCGGCGGTGTGATTTCTGCCAGATCGATACCGGCAAGCCGTCCCCGGTGGACATGTTCGAACCCACCAAGGTGGCCCGCTCCGTGCAGGCCATGCAGCTCCGGTACGCCACCGTCACCGGGGTGGCCCGCGACGACCTCGCCGACGAGGGCGTGTGGCTCTACGCCGAGACGGTCCGGAAGATCCACGAACTGAACCCCGGCACCGGCGTCGAACTTTTGATCCCGGACTTCTCCGGCAAACCCGAACACATCAAGGCGATCTGCGACTCCGCCCCCGAGGTGTTCGCCCACAACGTGGAGACCGTGCCCCGGATTTTCAAGCGGATCCGGCCCGCGTTCCGCTACGAGCGGTCCCTGGATGTGATCACGCAGGGCCGGAACCTGGGCATGGTGACCAAGTCCAACCTGATTCTGGGCATGGGCGAAACCCGCGAGGAGATCTCCGAAGCCCTCCGGGACCTGCACGGGGCAGGTTGCGACCTGATCACCATCACCCAGTACCTGCGCCCGTCCGAGCGGCACCTGCCGGTGGACCGCTGGGTCAAGCCGCAGGAATTCGTGGACCTGCAGGACGAGGCCACGGAGATCGGGTTCCTGGGCGTCATGTCCGGCCCGCTGGTCCGCTCCTCCTACCGCGCCGGCCGGCTCTGGGCCACCGCAATGCGCAAAAAAGGCCGCGACATCCCCGCCGAACTCGCCCACATCGCCGACGGCATCCAGGACTCCGGCACCACCCGCCAGGAAGCCGCAACCCTCCTGGCCCGCTGA
- a CDS encoding DM13 domain-containing protein, with product MRRRVVIPVVALMAVIAVAVGLYLFQPWRIFTSSTVIEDVPAAAPPASESVGPSAAPAPAAPAPVPRELATGRLISHEHASSGTVRILELPDGSRILRLEGLNTSDGPDLRVWLSDAPVIEGLAGWHVFDDGAYLDLGALKANKGDQNYDIPAATVLGDYTSVSIWCARFTVSFAAAELKT from the coding sequence ATGAGACGGCGTGTTGTCATCCCGGTTGTGGCGCTCATGGCTGTCATCGCGGTTGCCGTGGGGCTATACCTGTTCCAGCCGTGGCGCATCTTCACCAGCTCAACTGTGATCGAGGATGTGCCGGCTGCTGCCCCTCCTGCATCCGAATCGGTTGGGCCCTCGGCAGCGCCCGCGCCCGCCGCGCCCGCCCCGGTTCCACGTGAACTGGCAACAGGCCGGCTCATCAGCCATGAACACGCCAGCTCGGGAACGGTGCGGATCCTCGAGCTTCCCGACGGGAGCCGGATCCTCCGCCTTGAGGGCCTCAATACCTCCGATGGCCCCGACCTCCGGGTGTGGCTCAGCGATGCCCCGGTGATCGAAGGGTTGGCGGGCTGGCATGTGTTCGATGACGGCGCCTACCTCGACCTGGGCGCGCTCAAAGCCAACAAGGGCGATCAGAACTATGACATCCCGGCAGCCACAGTGCTGGGAGACTACACCTCTGTCAGCATCTGGTGCGCCCGCTTCACAGTGTCCTTCGCCGCCGCCGAGCTGAAGACGTAA
- a CDS encoding methyltransferase family protein — MKAGVGSVRILAGRVKAVYENLPLPAPVVAAMALDAALARLRPLPLPGPRSVHRMVGAGLVITGAGLNAWALAERRRRSAGPFELERPEDLVVTGPYAVTRHPMYVGWWIIQLGAGTMAGSAWVLALLPAELLGEHRFVLSEEDTLAGLFPESYPDYAQRVPRYLGLPRR; from the coding sequence ATGAAAGCCGGCGTCGGTTCCGTACGCATCCTGGCGGGACGCGTGAAGGCGGTCTACGAAAACCTTCCGCTGCCGGCGCCCGTCGTCGCCGCGATGGCACTCGATGCTGCGCTCGCCAGGCTCCGCCCACTGCCGCTCCCCGGTCCCCGTTCCGTCCACAGGATGGTGGGGGCGGGACTGGTGATCACTGGCGCCGGCCTGAATGCCTGGGCCCTGGCTGAACGCCGGCGGCGCTCTGCCGGCCCGTTCGAGCTGGAGCGGCCGGAGGACCTGGTGGTCACCGGCCCGTATGCCGTCACCCGCCACCCGATGTACGTGGGCTGGTGGATCATCCAGCTCGGCGCGGGAACCATGGCCGGGTCAGCCTGGGTCCTCGCGCTGCTGCCCGCGGAACTGCTGGGGGAGCACCGGTTTGTGCTGAGCGAAGAGGACACGCTCGCCGGGCTGTTTCCGGAGTCCTACCCGGACTACGCACAGCGGGTGCCCCGCTACCTCGGCCTCCCCCGCCGGTAG
- a CDS encoding calcineurin-like phosphoesterase C-terminal domain-containing protein has protein sequence MYLIARPSKFHPARPLALTAGTLAVIGAASLLNPSTGNAVEPAVEPADWAATAYRGSVNVIEGPDENQQVIDGVAYVDEDQDSVQDGNERGLAGVTVSNGRDVAKTDSQGRYELPAFDNMTVSVTQPRGYQVPVDADNVAQFFYHHLPAGSPELKFGGLEPTGPLPDQVNFPLAKSGLTQSPEQHCVIGGDVQTYDQDEVEYARTGAFTDLAARTDYAGCGALFIGDVVGDDLSLYPQTRELAGMLNGPARFLPGNHDLDFDATSSEHTFDTFRAKLGPEYYSYDAGKAHVVALNTVEFPTKQPAAKGDYTGSLDERQLEWLRNDIAQVPENQLIVLAAHIPLLDYADQGSSKHQVAQVKEVYEILEGREVVALGGHTHSIENLREGDSLAGWSELFGIDALPFTHITAGAISGDWYSGRQTAEGYPLAYQRDGGLPGVLTLDIKNTEFQERFSVRGEDESLQMSLGLNTPRYREWYARNLANKGSAPAFADPMTVSREDLVNTTWLTTNFWMGSTGSAVKVQLDGGETVEAVRTQQMQGEGQLAGAEYSDPVAVQEQLVNGGSLADRMMHLWRLQLPADLAAGEHTATVTATDVYGRTFTETLAFRVAG, from the coding sequence GTGTACTTGATTGCCAGACCGTCCAAGTTCCATCCCGCCCGGCCCTTGGCCCTGACTGCCGGCACCTTGGCAGTCATTGGCGCGGCTTCCCTTCTCAACCCGTCCACCGGCAATGCCGTCGAGCCTGCCGTCGAGCCTGCCGACTGGGCTGCCACGGCATACCGCGGCAGCGTCAACGTAATCGAAGGACCGGACGAGAACCAGCAGGTGATCGACGGCGTCGCCTACGTGGACGAGGACCAGGACTCGGTGCAGGACGGCAACGAGCGGGGCCTCGCCGGGGTGACCGTATCCAACGGGCGTGACGTGGCAAAGACGGACAGCCAGGGCCGCTATGAGCTGCCTGCGTTCGACAACATGACCGTGTCCGTGACCCAGCCGCGCGGCTACCAGGTTCCGGTGGATGCGGACAACGTGGCCCAGTTCTTCTACCACCACCTGCCCGCGGGTTCCCCGGAGCTGAAGTTCGGCGGCCTCGAGCCCACCGGACCGCTGCCTGACCAGGTGAACTTCCCGCTGGCTAAGAGCGGCCTGACCCAGTCGCCGGAGCAGCACTGCGTCATCGGCGGCGACGTCCAGACCTACGACCAGGACGAGGTGGAGTACGCCCGCACCGGCGCCTTCACCGACCTCGCCGCTCGCACGGACTACGCAGGCTGCGGCGCGCTGTTCATCGGCGACGTGGTGGGCGATGACCTCTCGCTGTATCCGCAGACCCGGGAGCTGGCGGGCATGCTGAACGGCCCGGCACGCTTCCTGCCCGGCAACCACGACCTCGACTTCGATGCCACCAGCAGCGAGCACACGTTCGATACGTTCAGGGCCAAGCTCGGCCCGGAGTACTACTCCTACGACGCCGGCAAGGCCCACGTCGTCGCGCTGAACACCGTGGAATTCCCCACCAAGCAGCCGGCCGCCAAGGGCGACTACACCGGTTCGCTGGATGAGCGGCAGCTTGAATGGCTGCGCAACGACATTGCCCAGGTGCCGGAGAACCAGCTGATTGTCCTGGCCGCCCACATTCCGCTGCTGGATTACGCGGACCAGGGCAGCAGCAAGCACCAGGTGGCGCAGGTCAAGGAGGTCTACGAGATCCTCGAAGGCCGCGAGGTGGTGGCGCTCGGCGGGCACACCCACAGCATCGAGAACCTTCGCGAAGGCGACTCCCTGGCGGGCTGGTCCGAGCTGTTCGGCATCGACGCCCTGCCGTTCACCCACATCACCGCCGGCGCCATTTCCGGCGACTGGTACTCCGGACGCCAGACCGCTGAAGGCTACCCGCTCGCGTACCAGCGCGATGGCGGCCTGCCGGGAGTGCTGACCCTGGACATCAAGAACACCGAGTTCCAGGAGCGCTTCTCCGTCCGCGGCGAGGACGAGTCACTGCAGATGTCCCTGGGCCTGAACACCCCGCGCTACCGCGAGTGGTACGCCCGGAACCTCGCCAACAAGGGCAGCGCCCCCGCGTTCGCTGATCCGATGACGGTTTCCCGTGAGGACCTGGTCAACACCACATGGCTGACCACCAACTTCTGGATGGGCAGCACCGGCTCCGCAGTGAAGGTCCAGCTTGACGGCGGCGAGACGGTTGAGGCGGTACGTACCCAACAGATGCAGGGCGAAGGCCAGTTGGCCGGTGCTGAGTACTCTGACCCGGTGGCCGTCCAGGAGCAGTTGGTCAACGGCGGAAGCCTGGCCGACCGCATGATGCACCTGTGGCGGCTGCAGCTGCCCGCGGACCTGGCAGCAGGCGAGCACACGGCCACGGTCACTGCCACTGATGTCTACGGCCGGACGTTCACGGAGACCCTGGCGTTCCGGGTCGCCGGATAG
- a CDS encoding type 1 glutamine amidotransferase domain-containing protein translates to MKKILMVLTSVSEIGDTGEKTGYNVAEAAHPWKVFKDSGHFVDFASIQGGQPPRDEVDTKDPIQIAFTEDETTRAGLYNTARVDVVDPEQYDAVYLVGGHGTMWDFPDSEGLQNLVASVYNNGGLVGAVCHGPAGLLNVVLENGLRLVEGRKVAAFTNDEEVAAGKDKVIPFFLADRLEEQGATHVFADVFEEKVVVDDRLVTGQNPASAAGVAKEMEKLFAVVIHQEKAEEQHDAEALRAEKDAVKAAAAEAEQ, encoded by the coding sequence ATGAAGAAAATCCTCATGGTACTGACCAGCGTTTCCGAGATCGGCGATACGGGAGAGAAGACCGGCTACAACGTGGCCGAGGCTGCACACCCCTGGAAGGTGTTCAAGGATTCCGGGCATTTCGTCGACTTTGCATCCATCCAGGGCGGCCAGCCCCCGCGCGACGAGGTGGACACGAAAGATCCCATCCAGATCGCCTTCACGGAGGATGAGACCACGCGCGCCGGCCTCTACAACACTGCCCGCGTCGACGTCGTGGATCCGGAACAGTACGACGCCGTCTATCTCGTGGGCGGCCACGGCACCATGTGGGACTTCCCGGACAGCGAAGGCCTGCAAAACCTGGTGGCCAGCGTTTACAACAACGGCGGTTTGGTGGGCGCTGTATGCCATGGACCGGCCGGCCTGCTGAACGTGGTACTGGAGAACGGGCTCCGCCTCGTCGAGGGCCGCAAGGTGGCCGCCTTCACCAACGACGAGGAGGTCGCTGCAGGCAAGGACAAGGTCATTCCGTTCTTCCTGGCAGACCGGCTTGAGGAGCAGGGCGCCACCCACGTCTTCGCTGATGTCTTTGAGGAAAAGGTTGTGGTTGACGACCGGCTGGTGACCGGCCAGAACCCGGCATCAGCTGCCGGCGTGGCCAAGGAGATGGAGAAGCTTTTCGCAGTGGTCATCCACCAGGAAAAAGCCGAGGAACAGCACGACGCCGAGGCTCTCCGGGCCGAGAAGGACGCCGTCAAGGCGGCTGCCGCGGAAGCGGAGCAGTAG
- a CDS encoding serine hydrolase domain-containing protein: MRTISWSPRWFLFCCLVALVGATHAATLATIPATAATETVDPQHAYAAVDAFLLDQLETLGIPGAAIAVVRDGRQVHSAAFGKADPAGRPMTPQTPVLLASTSKSLTAIAVMQQVEAGRLRLDEPVRTYLPWFTLDDRRSPAITVRHLLHQTSGMSSRDTAFEASLSQDPSALEASVRALAGSPLAGEPGQRFHYASANYNVLGLLVQTAANQPFGEYVEQHVFAPLGMVHSHTTAAAAREDSAAEGHARWFSSFWVRTDVPAPAAGMPSSTLYASAEDLGRELAALLDGGRHREARILEPGSVAAMFEPRTTVDGAKGYGMGWYTRPLVESVDPAAPAPAAGDVPLLLEHQGEWGNSHTYLAMVPESGLGVALVVNGNDTAAPSRLKAIDTNILRILHGRSPVPAVVFEDWLQQFSWAVSLGLLLAELLSLWLSLSVLLRRRFVRSGRWAPLAWAAAALALDAFALWLCLVYAPARFDTDLLVIVRQFPDVGVSLVPVLGLAILWPVPRTVWLLSRVLHRDPRRTLKP, translated from the coding sequence GTGCGGACAATATCCTGGTCACCGCGCTGGTTCCTGTTCTGCTGCCTCGTGGCCCTCGTTGGCGCCACTCACGCGGCGACGCTCGCAACCATTCCCGCCACGGCCGCCACGGAAACCGTCGATCCGCAACACGCCTACGCCGCCGTGGACGCCTTCCTCCTCGACCAGCTCGAAACCCTCGGCATTCCCGGTGCCGCGATCGCCGTCGTGCGTGACGGCAGGCAGGTGCACTCCGCCGCCTTCGGCAAGGCGGACCCCGCCGGGCGGCCGATGACGCCGCAGACCCCGGTGCTGCTGGCCTCCACCAGCAAGTCGCTGACGGCCATCGCGGTGATGCAGCAGGTGGAGGCCGGGCGGCTGCGGCTGGATGAGCCGGTGCGGACCTACCTGCCCTGGTTCACGCTGGACGATCGCCGGTCCCCGGCCATCACGGTCCGGCACCTGCTCCACCAGACCAGCGGCATGTCCTCGAGGGACACGGCCTTCGAGGCCTCCCTCAGCCAGGACCCGAGCGCCCTCGAAGCATCAGTCCGGGCACTGGCCGGCTCCCCGCTGGCCGGCGAACCGGGGCAGCGTTTCCACTACGCCAGCGCCAACTACAACGTCCTGGGCCTCTTAGTGCAGACCGCCGCCAACCAGCCCTTCGGGGAGTATGTGGAGCAGCACGTCTTCGCGCCGCTGGGAATGGTGCACAGCCATACGACGGCGGCCGCCGCCCGGGAGGACAGCGCGGCCGAGGGCCATGCGCGCTGGTTCAGCTCGTTCTGGGTCCGGACCGACGTTCCGGCGCCAGCCGCGGGGATGCCCTCCAGCACCCTGTATGCCTCGGCCGAGGACCTGGGCCGCGAGCTGGCCGCACTGCTCGACGGCGGCCGACACAGGGAAGCGCGCATCCTGGAGCCAGGGAGCGTGGCGGCGATGTTCGAGCCCCGTACCACCGTGGACGGCGCGAAGGGCTACGGCATGGGCTGGTACACCCGGCCGCTCGTGGAATCCGTTGACCCCGCTGCCCCGGCGCCGGCGGCCGGGGACGTGCCGCTGCTGCTGGAGCACCAGGGGGAATGGGGCAACAGCCACACCTACCTGGCCATGGTCCCGGAGTCCGGGCTCGGCGTGGCCCTGGTCGTCAACGGCAACGACACCGCAGCCCCGTCCCGGCTGAAGGCCATCGACACGAACATCCTAAGGATCCTCCACGGGCGCTCCCCCGTGCCCGCCGTGGTTTTCGAGGACTGGCTGCAGCAGTTCAGCTGGGCCGTCTCGCTGGGGCTGCTGCTGGCGGAGCTGCTGAGCCTGTGGCTGTCCCTCTCGGTGCTTTTACGACGGCGGTTCGTCCGCAGTGGGCGTTGGGCTCCCCTGGCGTGGGCCGCCGCCGCGCTGGCACTCGACGCCTTCGCCCTCTGGCTCTGCCTCGTCTACGCGCCCGCCCGGTTCGACACCGACCTGCTGGTCATCGTCCGCCAGTTCCCGGACGTGGGCGTTTCGCTGGTGCCGGTGCTGGGGCTGGCCATCCTGTGGCCTGTCCCGCGGACAGTCTGGCTGCTCAGCAGGGTGCTGCACCGAGACCCGCGGCGTACCCTGAAGCCATGA
- a CDS encoding MFS transporter translates to MTEHRGQQRRLQVSDVNVVNPRTLKKALGGTIVGNTMEWYDVGVFGYLITTMGPVFLPEADRAVQNLFLLGTFGATFIARPLGGIFFGWLGDKIGRQKVLAMTLMLMAVATFAVGLLPGYAVLGIWAAVLLVVLKLVQGFSTGGEYSGATTFVCEHSPDRRRGFYVSFLDMGSYLGFAAGGLVVSLLQLALGQEQMEAWGWRIPFLVAGPLGAVAVYFRMKIEESAAFKATLEAEAVAAKHPEAGEDLRPVGPVGILQAHWRPILLAMILAAAANTVAYALTSYMPTYLTSNKGYSEVEGTLLTIPVLVAMALCIPFTGLLSDRIGRRRVLWIGAFSTVVFAVPAFLAIAAGSLPMTLLGLALIAFPVAFSVPNLASALPALFPTEHRYSAMGIAYNLAVAIFGGTAPFIIASLIQLTGDDMAIAYYLMAVAAVAAVAIRFLPESARRHLPGSMPSVESEEAARKLVETQDSNPLLDVDSLPFESSFEIARAERKGRPGNPTAM, encoded by the coding sequence ATGACAGAGCACAGAGGGCAGCAGCGGCGGTTGCAGGTATCCGACGTCAACGTCGTCAACCCCCGCACGCTGAAGAAGGCGCTCGGCGGGACCATCGTGGGCAACACGATGGAGTGGTACGACGTGGGCGTGTTCGGCTACCTCATCACCACCATGGGGCCGGTGTTCCTGCCTGAGGCGGACAGGGCCGTGCAGAACCTGTTCCTGCTGGGAACCTTCGGCGCCACCTTCATTGCCCGGCCGCTGGGCGGGATCTTCTTCGGCTGGCTGGGCGACAAGATCGGCCGGCAGAAGGTGCTGGCCATGACCCTGATGCTCATGGCCGTCGCGACGTTCGCCGTCGGCCTGCTGCCCGGGTACGCGGTGCTGGGCATCTGGGCGGCGGTGCTGCTGGTGGTCCTCAAGCTGGTGCAGGGCTTCTCCACCGGCGGCGAATACTCGGGCGCCACCACGTTCGTGTGCGAGCATTCGCCGGACCGCCGCCGGGGCTTCTACGTCAGCTTCCTGGACATGGGCAGCTATCTCGGTTTCGCGGCGGGCGGGCTGGTGGTGTCCCTCCTCCAGCTGGCGCTGGGCCAGGAGCAGATGGAGGCGTGGGGTTGGCGGATTCCTTTCCTTGTAGCCGGTCCGCTGGGCGCCGTGGCCGTCTACTTTCGGATGAAAATCGAGGAGTCGGCCGCCTTCAAGGCCACGCTGGAAGCCGAAGCCGTGGCAGCCAAGCACCCCGAGGCCGGGGAGGACCTCCGCCCGGTGGGACCGGTCGGGATTCTGCAGGCGCACTGGCGGCCCATCCTGCTGGCCATGATTCTGGCGGCGGCAGCCAATACGGTGGCTTACGCGCTCACGTCTTATATGCCCACATACCTGACCAGCAACAAGGGGTACAGCGAGGTGGAGGGGACGCTGCTGACCATCCCGGTCCTGGTGGCCATGGCGTTGTGCATTCCGTTCACGGGGCTGCTTTCGGACCGGATCGGCCGCCGCCGCGTGCTGTGGATCGGGGCCTTCAGCACCGTGGTGTTCGCGGTGCCCGCCTTCCTGGCCATAGCGGCGGGCAGCCTCCCTATGACCTTGCTGGGCCTGGCCCTCATTGCTTTCCCGGTGGCGTTCTCGGTGCCGAACCTCGCGTCGGCGCTGCCGGCGCTGTTCCCCACCGAGCACCGCTATTCCGCCATGGGCATTGCCTACAACCTGGCGGTGGCCATCTTCGGCGGAACGGCCCCGTTCATCATCGCGTCCCTCATCCAGCTGACCGGCGACGACATGGCGATTGCGTACTACCTCATGGCCGTGGCCGCGGTGGCTGCAGTGGCCATCCGGTTCCTGCCCGAGTCAGCCCGGCGGCACCTGCCCGGGTCCATGCCCAGCGTGGAGTCGGAGGAAGCCGCCCGGAAGCTGGTGGAGACCCAGGACAGCAACCCGCTGCTGGACGTGGACTCGCTGCCGTTCGAGAGCAGCTTCGAAATCGCGCGGGCGGAGCGCAAGGGCCGGCCCGGGAATCCGACGGCGATGTGA
- a CDS encoding HNH endonuclease signature motif containing protein produces the protein MENGAGTGTGVEAIYATVAALAALDAEDAALASAGASGTAGDGADVLQRAYEIRLERMGLEKKLESQASARKVRSATEAMDLQHAMTPPDAPLHDRTYAEISTVEEIAGILTISSGAASAFVTQSRQVCAMPPVMDALSAGSLSWQQARIFADETEGLDHAAAAALVEHFLDPDAPNPARGCPAPELVPARLRAKVRGWRERHHPESIEKRHRKGVADRRVEFTPDRDGMAWIAAYLPADQALAVWNDLTATARSLQGPNEPRTLAQLRPDILTHRLLTYRGAIAPGPTGTGYVLGEAPADMIGPATVVGSDEPATDPGTSDHPGSHGNRAPADAAKVPTPRADVLVTVPFFALLGLTGEPAVLDGYGPIPASMARQLLSAGAESFRRVLLDPSDGTPLEIGRTSYRLTKAMRKALHLRDGKCAFPGCSNNALDNEIDHLKAWQHGGTTGISNLAQVCPKHHRLKHNSGWEPTPAAKDEPPGWTSPTGQQYQAEQPDREPPQWPPGILSPEISALEGLLLQLLSG, from the coding sequence GTGGAAAACGGAGCGGGAACCGGGACGGGCGTGGAGGCTATCTACGCCACCGTTGCTGCGCTCGCCGCGCTTGATGCCGAGGACGCCGCCCTCGCTTCTGCCGGAGCCTCGGGTACCGCTGGGGACGGAGCCGATGTATTGCAGCGGGCGTACGAAATCCGGCTCGAGCGGATGGGGCTGGAGAAGAAGCTGGAGTCCCAGGCCTCGGCGCGGAAGGTGCGGTCCGCCACCGAAGCGATGGACCTGCAGCACGCCATGACCCCGCCGGACGCGCCCCTGCACGACCGGACCTACGCCGAGATCTCCACTGTTGAGGAAATCGCCGGGATCCTCACCATCAGCTCCGGTGCCGCGTCCGCGTTCGTCACCCAGTCCCGGCAGGTGTGTGCAATGCCGCCGGTCATGGACGCCCTGTCCGCCGGCAGCCTCTCCTGGCAGCAGGCCCGGATTTTTGCCGACGAAACTGAGGGTTTGGACCACGCCGCCGCAGCCGCGCTGGTGGAGCACTTCCTCGACCCCGACGCACCCAATCCGGCCCGGGGTTGCCCCGCCCCGGAACTGGTGCCGGCCCGGTTACGGGCAAAGGTGCGGGGCTGGCGGGAACGCCATCACCCGGAGTCGATCGAGAAACGCCACCGCAAGGGCGTGGCCGATCGGCGCGTGGAATTCACGCCGGACCGTGACGGGATGGCCTGGATCGCTGCATACCTGCCCGCCGACCAAGCCCTGGCGGTCTGGAACGACCTCACCGCAACTGCCCGAAGCCTCCAAGGCCCCAACGAACCCCGCACCCTCGCCCAACTCCGGCCCGACATCCTCACCCACCGGCTCCTCACCTACCGCGGCGCCATAGCCCCGGGGCCCACCGGCACCGGTTACGTCTTGGGCGAGGCGCCGGCGGACATGATCGGCCCGGCCACAGTCGTCGGCTCCGACGAACCCGCAACAGACCCGGGCACTAGCGACCATCCCGGCAGCCACGGCAACCGGGCACCGGCGGATGCCGCGAAGGTCCCCACTCCCCGCGCCGACGTGCTTGTGACCGTTCCGTTCTTCGCCCTTCTCGGACTCACCGGCGAACCCGCCGTGCTCGACGGCTACGGCCCCATCCCCGCCTCGATGGCCCGCCAACTCCTCTCCGCGGGTGCCGAGTCATTCCGCCGCGTCCTGCTTGACCCGAGCGACGGAACACCACTGGAAATCGGTCGCACCAGTTATCGACTCACCAAAGCCATGAGGAAAGCGCTGCATCTTCGGGACGGCAAATGTGCTTTCCCCGGCTGCAGCAACAACGCCCTCGACAACGAAATCGACCACCTCAAGGCCTGGCAACACGGCGGAACCACCGGAATCAGCAACCTGGCACAGGTCTGCCCAAAACATCACCGGCTCAAACACAACAGCGGCTGGGAACCGACGCCGGCTGCCAAGGACGAACCGCCCGGCTGGACGTCACCCACAGGGCAGCAGTACCAAGCCGAACAACCCGACCGCGAACCACCTCAATGGCCGCCGGGCATTCTGTCACCGGAAATCAGTGCGCTGGAAGGGCTGCTGCTCCAGCTCTTGTCAGGATGA